A genomic stretch from Enterobacter dykesii includes:
- the yjeH gene encoding L-methionine/branched-chain amino acid transporter — MSGLKQELGLAQGVGLLSTSLLGTGVFAVPALAALVAGNNSLWAWPALIVLVFPIAIVFAILGRHFPSAGGVAHFVGLAFGPRLQRVTGWLFLSVIPVGLPAALHIATGFGQALFGWHNEQLLLAELGTLAIVWWVGSRGASSSANLQTLVAVLIVALVAAIWWAGDITIKEIPFPALTDVDHSQLFAALSVMFWCFVGLEAFAHLASEFKQPERDFPRALMIGLLLAGTVYWACTVLVLHFHAFAADLAAAASLPGIVVELFGVKALWIACVIGYLACFASLNIYIQSFARLVWSQALDKPENRLARLSKRQLPLNALNAVLGCCVVSTLCIYALKINLDALIVYANGIFIMIYLLCMLAGCRLLKGRYKALAVVGGVLCLLLLAMVGWRSVYAIVMLAGLWVFLPKRSAVPEAR, encoded by the coding sequence GACTGCTCTCAACCTCCTTGTTAGGTACGGGCGTGTTTGCCGTACCCGCACTGGCGGCGCTGGTGGCTGGAAATAACAGCCTGTGGGCGTGGCCAGCGCTGATTGTATTGGTTTTCCCGATAGCCATTGTATTTGCCATCCTGGGGCGGCATTTCCCCAGCGCGGGCGGCGTGGCGCACTTTGTCGGACTGGCCTTTGGCCCGCGGCTGCAGCGTGTTACCGGCTGGCTGTTTCTCTCCGTCATTCCGGTTGGCCTTCCTGCGGCGTTGCATATTGCGACCGGCTTTGGTCAGGCGCTGTTTGGCTGGCACAACGAGCAGTTATTGCTGGCCGAACTGGGTACGCTGGCGATCGTCTGGTGGGTAGGCTCTCGCGGCGCCAGCTCCAGCGCCAACCTGCAGACGCTGGTTGCGGTGCTGATTGTCGCGCTCGTTGCCGCTATCTGGTGGGCGGGCGATATCACAATAAAGGAAATTCCCTTCCCGGCGCTGACCGACGTCGACCATTCCCAGCTTTTCGCCGCGCTCTCCGTCATGTTCTGGTGTTTTGTGGGTCTGGAAGCCTTTGCCCATCTGGCCTCTGAATTTAAGCAGCCTGAACGCGATTTTCCCCGCGCGCTGATGATAGGCCTGCTGCTGGCAGGTACGGTCTATTGGGCATGTACCGTGCTGGTCTTACACTTCCACGCGTTCGCAGCGGATCTCGCCGCCGCGGCATCGCTGCCGGGTATCGTGGTGGAACTGTTCGGCGTGAAGGCGCTATGGATCGCCTGCGTCATCGGCTATCTGGCCTGTTTTGCCAGCCTCAATATTTATATCCAGAGCTTTGCCCGGCTGGTGTGGTCGCAGGCGCTCGACAAACCTGAGAATCGCCTCGCGCGCCTGTCTAAACGCCAGCTTCCGTTGAATGCCCTGAATGCCGTACTGGGCTGCTGCGTGGTGAGCACGCTGTGTATTTACGCACTGAAGATTAATCTGGACGCGCTCATCGTCTACGCCAACGGCATTTTCATCATGATCTACCTGCTGTGCATGCTGGCGGGATGTCGTTTGCTGAAAGGTCGCTATAAAGCTCTGGCGGTCGTCGGGGGCGTGCTTTGCCTGCTGCTGCTGGCGATGGTGGGATGGAGAAGTGTGTACGCGATTGTCATGCTGGCAGGGCTGTGGGTGTTTTTGCCGAAGCGCAGTGCGGTACCGGAAGCCCGGTAA
- a CDS encoding anaerobic C4-dicarboxylate transporter, protein MFGAELVIVLLAIYLGARLGGIGIGFAGGFGVLVLTLIFQIKPGAIPFDVIEIIMAVIAAIAAMQVAGGMDYLVSLAERMLRRHPKYITFLAPLVTWFMTILAGTGHTAFSTLPVITEVAKEQGIRPSRPLSIAVVASQIAITASPISAAVVFFAGILEPMGVSYLTLLAICIPVTLIAVMITAVLCNFLGAELKDDPVYQERLAKGEVSLRGSQVFELKPHAKRSVLLFLIGIVAVMFYATAISDTVGLIQNPVLPRNEAIVVFMLTIATLISITCKIDTSEVLNASTFKSGMSACVCVLGVAWLGDTFVKAHISDIQTVAGDLLHNYPWLLAVVLFFAATLLYSQAATTKALMPAALMLGVTPLTAIASFAAVSALFVLPTYPTLLAAVEMDDTGSTRIGKYVFNHAFLIPGVVAISLCVILGFIIGGVVL, encoded by the coding sequence ATGTTTGGAGCAGAACTCGTCATCGTCTTGTTGGCGATTTATTTGGGAGCAAGACTCGGGGGTATCGGCATCGGTTTTGCCGGCGGTTTCGGGGTGCTCGTTCTTACCCTTATCTTTCAGATTAAACCCGGCGCAATCCCGTTTGACGTTATCGAAATCATCATGGCAGTTATTGCCGCTATCGCCGCCATGCAGGTGGCAGGCGGTATGGACTACCTGGTAAGCCTGGCGGAGCGTATGCTGCGCCGCCATCCAAAGTACATTACCTTCCTTGCCCCGCTGGTGACCTGGTTTATGACCATTCTCGCCGGTACGGGCCACACCGCCTTCTCTACGCTGCCGGTGATTACCGAAGTGGCGAAAGAGCAGGGTATCCGTCCGTCTCGCCCGCTCTCTATTGCCGTCGTCGCGTCCCAGATTGCGATTACCGCCTCGCCGATTTCCGCTGCGGTGGTCTTCTTCGCCGGTATTCTTGAGCCGATGGGCGTGAGCTACCTGACGCTGCTGGCGATCTGTATCCCGGTGACGCTGATCGCGGTGATGATCACCGCCGTGCTGTGCAACTTCCTCGGCGCTGAACTGAAAGACGATCCGGTTTATCAGGAGCGTCTGGCCAAAGGTGAAGTGAGCCTGCGCGGCAGCCAGGTCTTCGAACTTAAGCCGCACGCAAAACGTTCCGTGCTGCTATTCCTGATCGGTATTGTCGCGGTGATGTTCTACGCGACCGCCATCAGCGACACCGTGGGCCTGATCCAGAACCCGGTCCTGCCGCGTAACGAAGCGATTGTGGTGTTTATGCTGACTATCGCGACGCTGATTAGCATCACCTGTAAAATTGACACCAGCGAAGTGCTGAACGCCAGCACCTTTAAATCCGGTATGAGCGCCTGCGTGTGCGTCCTCGGGGTAGCCTGGCTTGGTGATACCTTCGTGAAAGCGCACATCAGCGACATTCAGACCGTCGCTGGCGATCTGCTCCACAACTACCCGTGGCTGCTGGCGGTGGTGCTGTTTTTTGCCGCTACCCTGCTTTACTCCCAGGCGGCGACCACCAAAGCGCTGATGCCTGCGGCACTGATGCTGGGCGTGACGCCACTGACGGCGATTGCCTCTTTCGCAGCGGTTTCTGCCCTGTTCGTTCTGCCAACCTACCCAACCCTGCTGGCGGCGGTGGAGATGGACGACACCGGCTCAACCCGTATCGGTAAGTATGTGTTTAACCACGCGTTCCTGATCCCGGGCGTGGTCGCCATTTCACTTTGCGTGATCCTCGGCTTTATCATTGGCGGCGTGGTGCTGTAA
- a CDS encoding FxsA family protein gives MRWIPFIAFFLYVYIEISIFIQVAHVLGVLLTLILVIFTSVIGMSLVRNQGFKNFLIMQQKMAAGESPAEEMIKSVSLIIAGLLLILPGFFTDFLGLLLLLPPVQKHLTMKLLPHLRFSRMPGGGFSTGPGDTFEGEYQRKDEQHDRLDHKDDR, from the coding sequence GTGCGCTGGATACCGTTTATTGCTTTCTTTCTCTATGTTTACATTGAGATTTCCATTTTCATCCAGGTTGCCCATGTGCTGGGCGTCCTGCTGACGCTGATTCTGGTGATTTTCACCTCCGTCATCGGCATGTCGCTGGTGCGTAATCAGGGTTTCAAAAATTTCCTGATAATGCAGCAGAAGATGGCCGCAGGGGAAAGCCCGGCGGAAGAGATGATCAAAAGCGTGTCGTTGATTATTGCGGGGCTGCTGCTGATCCTGCCGGGGTTCTTCACCGACTTCCTTGGCCTGCTGCTGCTTCTGCCGCCGGTGCAAAAACACCTGACCATGAAGCTGCTGCCGCATCTGCGCTTTAGCCGTATGCCGGGCGGCGGGTTCAGCACCGGGCCGGGCGATACCTTTGAAGGGGAGTATCAGCGTAAGGATGAACAGCACGATCGTTTAGACCATAAAGACGATCGGTGA
- the aspA gene encoding aspartate ammonia-lyase, protein MLNNIRIEEDLLGTREVPADAYYGVHTLRAIENFYISNSKISDIPEFVRGMVMVKKAAALANKELQTIPKSAANAIIAACDEVLNNGKCMDQFPVDVYQGGAGTSVNMNTNEVLANIGLELMGHQKGEYQYLNPNDHVNKCQSTNDAYPTGFRIAVYASVVKLVDAINQLGDGFQRKAVEFQDILKMGRTQLQDAVPMTLGQEFHAFNVLLNEETKNLLRTSELLLEVNLGATAIGTRLNTPDGYQQLAVQKLAEVSNLPVVPAEDLIEATSDCGAYVMVHSALKRLAVKLSKICNDLRLLSSGPRAGLNEINLPELQAGSSIMPAKVNPVVPEVVNQVCFKVIGNDTTVTMASEAGQLQLNVMEPVIGQAMFESIHILTNACYNLLEKCINGITANKEVCEGYVYNSIGIVTYLNPFIGHHNGDIVGKICAETGKSVREVVLERGLLTEAELDDIFSAQNLMHPAYKAKRYTDESEQ, encoded by the coding sequence ATGTTAAACAACATTCGTATCGAAGAAGACTTGTTGGGTACCAGGGAAGTTCCAGCGGATGCCTACTACGGTGTCCACACTCTGAGAGCGATTGAAAACTTCTACATCAGCAACAGCAAAATCAGCGACATCCCTGAGTTTGTCCGTGGCATGGTGATGGTGAAGAAAGCCGCAGCACTGGCTAACAAAGAGCTGCAAACCATTCCTAAAAGCGCGGCAAATGCGATTATCGCAGCCTGCGATGAAGTGCTGAACAACGGCAAATGCATGGACCAGTTCCCGGTTGACGTCTATCAGGGCGGCGCGGGCACCTCCGTCAATATGAATACTAACGAAGTACTGGCAAACATTGGCCTGGAGCTGATGGGTCACCAGAAAGGTGAATACCAGTACCTGAACCCGAACGACCACGTAAACAAATGCCAGTCTACCAACGACGCCTACCCTACCGGCTTCCGTATCGCGGTGTATGCCTCTGTGGTGAAACTGGTGGATGCGATCAACCAGCTGGGTGATGGCTTCCAGCGTAAAGCGGTTGAGTTCCAGGACATCCTGAAAATGGGTCGTACCCAGCTGCAGGACGCGGTGCCGATGACGCTCGGCCAGGAATTCCACGCGTTTAACGTACTGCTGAACGAAGAGACCAAAAACCTGCTGCGCACCTCCGAGCTGCTGCTGGAAGTGAACCTGGGCGCCACCGCCATCGGTACCCGTTTGAACACCCCGGATGGCTATCAGCAGCTGGCGGTACAGAAGCTGGCTGAAGTCTCTAACCTGCCGGTTGTGCCTGCAGAAGACCTGATTGAAGCCACCTCCGACTGCGGCGCCTACGTCATGGTACACAGCGCCCTGAAACGTCTGGCGGTGAAACTGTCCAAAATCTGTAACGACCTGCGCCTGCTCTCTTCCGGTCCGCGCGCTGGCCTGAATGAAATCAACCTGCCAGAACTGCAGGCCGGTTCATCCATCATGCCAGCCAAGGTGAACCCGGTGGTGCCAGAAGTGGTGAACCAGGTTTGCTTCAAAGTCATCGGTAACGATACGACCGTGACCATGGCCTCTGAAGCAGGTCAGCTGCAGCTGAACGTGATGGAGCCGGTGATTGGCCAGGCGATGTTTGAATCTATCCACATTCTGACCAACGCCTGCTACAACCTGCTGGAAAAATGCATTAACGGCATCACGGCGAATAAAGAAGTCTGTGAGGGTTATGTCTACAACTCCATCGGGATCGTCACCTACCTCAACCCGTTCATCGGTCACCACAACGGTGATATCGTCGGTAAGATTTGCGCCGAAACCGGTAAGAGCGTACGTGAAGTGGTGCTGGAGCGCGGGCTGTTGACCGAAGCCGAGCTGGACGATATCTTCTCGGCCCAGAACCTGATGCACCCGGCATATAAAGCGAAACGATATACCGATGAAAGCGAACAGTAA